A region of Paractinoplanes abujensis DNA encodes the following proteins:
- the glpX gene encoding class II fructose-bisphosphatase: MPARFPQDLDRNIALDLVRVTEAAAMAAGRWVGRGDKNGGDGAAVDAMRKLINSIQMRGVVVIGEGEKDEAPMLFNGEQVGDGTGPEVDVAVDPIDGTTLMSKGMPGAVAVLAVAERGAMFDPSAVFYMEKIAVGPDCADVIDINAGTAENLKRIAQAKRSSISDVTVCILDRPRHATLVEEVRQAGANIKFISDGDIAGAISAARLESDVDVLMGIGGTPEGITAACALKCLGGMIQAKLWPRDDAEREKALAAGHDLDRVLTTDDLVTGDNCFFVATGVTSGDLLKGVRYRSGGAHTQSIVMRSKSGTIRVIDSYHRLEKLALYSAVDFDGHLPTVTLGDGEPVI; the protein is encoded by the coding sequence ATGCCCGCACGGTTCCCGCAGGATCTCGACCGCAACATCGCCCTCGACCTGGTCCGCGTCACCGAGGCCGCCGCGATGGCGGCGGGCCGCTGGGTCGGCCGCGGCGACAAGAACGGCGGTGACGGCGCGGCTGTCGACGCCATGCGCAAACTGATCAACTCGATTCAGATGCGCGGCGTCGTGGTGATCGGTGAGGGCGAGAAGGACGAGGCGCCCATGCTCTTCAACGGGGAGCAGGTGGGCGACGGTACCGGGCCCGAGGTCGACGTGGCGGTGGACCCGATCGACGGCACGACGCTGATGAGCAAGGGCATGCCGGGCGCGGTGGCGGTGCTGGCCGTGGCCGAGCGGGGCGCGATGTTCGACCCCAGCGCCGTCTTCTACATGGAGAAGATCGCCGTCGGGCCGGACTGCGCCGACGTCATCGACATCAACGCCGGCACCGCCGAGAACCTCAAGCGGATCGCCCAGGCCAAACGGTCCAGCATCTCCGATGTGACCGTCTGCATCCTCGACCGCCCGCGGCACGCGACGCTGGTCGAGGAGGTGCGTCAGGCCGGGGCGAACATCAAGTTCATCTCGGACGGCGACATCGCCGGCGCGATCTCGGCGGCCCGGCTCGAGTCCGACGTGGACGTGCTGATGGGCATCGGCGGCACGCCCGAGGGCATCACGGCGGCCTGCGCGCTCAAGTGCCTGGGCGGCATGATTCAGGCCAAGCTGTGGCCGCGCGACGACGCCGAGCGCGAGAAGGCGCTGGCCGCGGGGCACGACCTGGACCGGGTGCTGACCACCGACGACCTGGTCACCGGGGACAACTGCTTCTTCGTGGCCACCGGCGTGACGTCGGGCGACCTGCTCAAGGGCGTGCGTTACCGCTCGGGCGGCGCGCACACCCAGTCGATCGTCATGCGGTCCAAGAGCGGCACCATCCGGGTCATCGACTCGTACCACCGCCTGGAGAAGCTGGCCCTGTATTCGGCGGTCGACTTCGACGGCCACCTCCCGACGGTGACGCTGGGTGATGGCGAGCCCGTAATCTGA
- the otsB gene encoding trehalose-phosphatase produces the protein MAQTPRPTHPLSIDEAWAFTAGKAASTTFFFDFDGVLSPVTDDPDASQPAPAVLGVLERLAGVVQRVAIVSARPVSFLRSRFSSLEHVDLYGLYGLEVWHDGEVVTEPAALPWVPAMADLAERAKAELPAPTLVEYKRLSVALHYRTAPALAATVERWGHEQAEKLGLRVQGGRMVVELKPPVDQDKGMVITEGVRNAGCAWYFGDDMSDIKAFDALRAREAVDPSFFGVAVAVANPETGAEVSSAADLTLESPDAVAAFLTEGLTKF, from the coding sequence GTGGCACAGACTCCGCGTCCGACCCATCCGCTGAGCATCGACGAGGCCTGGGCGTTCACCGCCGGCAAGGCCGCTTCGACCACCTTCTTCTTCGACTTCGACGGCGTTCTCTCCCCGGTCACCGACGACCCGGACGCCTCGCAGCCCGCACCCGCCGTCCTCGGCGTCCTCGAGCGCCTGGCCGGGGTCGTCCAGCGGGTGGCCATCGTCTCCGCCCGCCCGGTCAGCTTCCTGCGCTCGCGTTTCTCGTCGCTCGAGCACGTGGACCTCTACGGGCTCTACGGCCTCGAGGTGTGGCACGACGGCGAGGTCGTCACCGAGCCCGCCGCGCTGCCCTGGGTGCCCGCGATGGCCGACCTGGCCGAGCGGGCCAAGGCCGAGCTGCCCGCCCCGACGCTGGTGGAATACAAGCGCCTCTCGGTGGCCCTGCACTACCGCACGGCGCCCGCCCTGGCCGCGACGGTCGAGCGCTGGGGCCACGAGCAGGCCGAGAAACTCGGGTTGCGCGTGCAGGGCGGCCGCATGGTCGTCGAGCTCAAGCCCCCGGTCGATCAGGACAAGGGCATGGTCATCACCGAGGGCGTCCGCAACGCCGGGTGCGCGTGGTATTTCGGGGATGACATGTCCGACATCAAGGCGTTCGACGCGCTGCGCGCCCGCGAGGCCGTCGACCCGTCGTTCTTCGGGGTCGCGGTGGCCGTGGCCAACCCCGAGACGGGGGCCGAGGTGTCCAGCGCGGCCGATCTCACGCTGGAGTCGCCCGACGCCGTGGCGGCCTTCCTCACCGAGGGCCTCACGAAGTTCTGA
- a CDS encoding S1 family peptidase gives MILVLLVTAVLTTDARPVEAGVTVRPVVGGLVAPQGKFPWAVRLSMGCGGTLTEPRVVLTAGHCVDGTGQNDGIEVTAGVSDLRSRSAQTARSERVIRAEGFVDEVHGDDWAVIRLDRPLGLPTLPLAQDPIGVGRYVVMGWGQTREDSVQQEQRLHYATVPTVPDDKCAAAYEKAGVKLVRDEQLCAGSPGVDTCQGDSGGPMIGRGRHGEWVQVGIVSWGLGCARDGYPGVYTQLSTFRPEIKKAIRKLRN, from the coding sequence GTGATTCTGGTCTTACTGGTGACCGCCGTGCTGACGACCGACGCCCGGCCCGTGGAGGCCGGCGTGACCGTCAGGCCCGTCGTCGGTGGCCTGGTGGCGCCGCAGGGCAAGTTCCCGTGGGCGGTGCGGCTTTCGATGGGCTGCGGCGGCACCCTGACCGAGCCCCGGGTGGTGCTCACGGCGGGGCACTGCGTCGACGGCACCGGCCAGAACGACGGCATCGAGGTCACCGCGGGGGTTTCCGACCTCAGGTCCCGGAGCGCGCAGACCGCCCGATCCGAACGGGTTATCCGGGCCGAGGGCTTCGTCGACGAGGTGCACGGTGACGACTGGGCGGTGATCCGGCTCGACCGTCCGCTCGGCCTGCCCACCCTGCCGCTGGCCCAGGACCCGATCGGGGTCGGACGCTACGTCGTGATGGGCTGGGGTCAGACCCGCGAGGACTCCGTCCAGCAGGAACAGCGGCTGCACTACGCCACCGTGCCCACCGTGCCCGACGACAAGTGCGCGGCGGCGTACGAGAAGGCGGGGGTCAAGCTGGTGCGCGACGAGCAGCTGTGCGCCGGGTCGCCCGGGGTGGACACCTGCCAGGGCGACAGCGGCGGCCCGATGATCGGGCGCGGCCGGCACGGCGAATGGGTGCAGGTGGGCATCGTGAGCTGGGGCCTGGGCTGTGCTCGGGACGGTTATCCCGGCGTCTACACGCAGCTCTCGACGTTTCGTCCCGAAATCAAGAAGGCCATCCGGAAACTCAGAAATTGA
- a CDS encoding PhoH family protein, with amino-acid sequence MTSRRSDADVSSRDAAVEVSTSRARTGRQSRDRHADAEPAPEGRVFVLDTSVLLSDPAAFRRFTDHEVIIPLVVISELEGKRHHPELGWFARQSLRFLDELRVKYGRLDQPVLCNDEGGTLRVELNHADQSVLPQGFRNDSNDTRILSVALGLAAEGREVTLVSKDMPLRVKAASVGLTADEYRHGQASDPTWTGMADLKLGEDQVSSLYGGDELELEEVEHLPCHTGLVVHSSRGSALARVTPDKTVRLVRGDREAFGLRGRSAEQRVALDILLDESVGIVSLGGRAGTGKSALALSAGLEATMERNRHKKVIVFRPLYAVGGQELGYLPGSENEKMSPWAQAVFDTLGAVAHANVVEEVMARGMLEVLPLTHIRGRSLHDAFVIVDEAQSLERNVLLTVLSRIGQGSRVVLTHDVAQRDNLRVGRHDGVTAVIEALKGHPIFAHVTLTRSERSPIAEVVTDLLEEIPL; translated from the coding sequence GTGACATCTCGCCGTTCTGACGCCGACGTCTCTTCCCGCGACGCGGCCGTCGAAGTCTCCACAAGTCGAGCCCGAACGGGACGGCAGTCCCGAGACAGGCACGCTGACGCGGAACCGGCCCCTGAGGGCCGTGTTTTCGTTCTGGACACTTCGGTCCTGCTGTCCGACCCGGCGGCGTTCCGCCGGTTCACCGACCACGAGGTGATCATTCCCTTGGTGGTCATCTCCGAGTTGGAGGGCAAGCGTCACCACCCCGAGCTGGGTTGGTTCGCGCGGCAGTCGCTGCGCTTCCTCGACGAGTTGCGGGTCAAGTACGGCCGGCTCGATCAGCCGGTGCTCTGCAACGACGAGGGCGGCACTCTGCGGGTCGAGCTCAACCACGCCGACCAGAGTGTGCTGCCGCAGGGCTTCCGCAACGACTCGAACGACACCCGCATCCTGTCGGTGGCCCTCGGGCTCGCCGCCGAGGGTCGCGAGGTGACGCTGGTCAGCAAGGACATGCCGCTGCGGGTCAAGGCGGCGTCGGTGGGCCTGACGGCCGACGAGTATCGCCACGGCCAGGCCAGCGATCCCACCTGGACCGGCATGGCCGACCTCAAGCTGGGCGAGGACCAGGTCAGTTCCCTGTACGGCGGGGACGAGCTGGAGCTGGAGGAGGTCGAGCACCTGCCGTGTCACACGGGGCTGGTGGTGCATTCGTCGCGCGGGTCGGCGCTGGCCCGGGTCACGCCGGACAAAACCGTGCGGCTCGTGCGGGGTGACCGGGAGGCGTTCGGTCTGCGGGGCCGGTCGGCGGAGCAGCGGGTCGCCCTCGACATCCTGCTCGACGAGTCGGTCGGCATCGTCTCGCTGGGCGGCCGGGCCGGCACCGGCAAGTCGGCGCTCGCGCTGAGCGCCGGCCTCGAGGCCACCATGGAGCGCAACCGCCACAAGAAGGTGATCGTCTTCCGTCCCCTGTACGCGGTGGGCGGTCAGGAACTCGGCTATCTGCCCGGTTCGGAGAACGAGAAGATGTCGCCCTGGGCGCAGGCGGTGTTCGACACCCTGGGCGCGGTGGCCCACGCCAACGTGGTCGAGGAGGTCATGGCCCGCGGCATGCTCGAGGTGCTGCCGCTGACCCACATCCGTGGCCGCAGCCTGCACGACGCGTTCGTGATCGTGGACGAGGCCCAGTCGCTGGAACGCAACGTGCTGCTGACCGTGCTGTCCCGGATCGGCCAGGGCTCGCGGGTGGTGCTGACCCACGACGTGGCCCAGCGCGACAACCTGCGGGTGGGCCGGCACGACGGCGTCACGGCGGTGATCGAGGCGCTCAAGGGTCACCCGATCTTTGCGCACGTCACGCTGACCCGGTCCGAGCGGTCGCCCATTGCCGAAGTGGTGACCGACTTGCTCGAGGAAATTCCACTCTGA
- a CDS encoding rhomboid family intramembrane serine protease encodes MSYGASEARAEAEAKFGTDAFYASLGRAFVTMCAVIPVLFLIEAIDVGIGAGQLDVAGGIIPHRVDGLDGVLFSPFLHAGWDHLYGNAVPLILVGTFALAGGTKRFIWSTFVIMLVSGLGVWFVGDPNSVVVGASGVIFGYLGLLVMRGLVERSWWNFGVAAFIGLLYWYQLYNILPTDQPVSWQGHLLGLLGGVIAAILFRRKRVRPAKLDTTLNF; translated from the coding sequence ATGAGTTACGGGGCATCCGAGGCGCGCGCCGAGGCAGAGGCCAAGTTCGGCACTGACGCTTTCTACGCGTCGCTGGGCCGGGCCTTCGTGACGATGTGCGCCGTGATCCCGGTGCTCTTCCTGATCGAGGCGATCGACGTCGGCATCGGCGCGGGCCAGCTCGACGTGGCCGGCGGCATCATCCCGCACCGGGTCGACGGGCTCGACGGCGTGCTGTTCAGCCCGTTCCTGCACGCCGGGTGGGACCACCTCTACGGCAATGCTGTCCCGCTCATCCTGGTCGGCACGTTCGCGCTGGCCGGCGGCACCAAGCGGTTCATCTGGTCGACGTTCGTGATCATGCTGGTCAGCGGCCTGGGCGTCTGGTTCGTGGGCGACCCGAACAGCGTGGTCGTCGGGGCCAGCGGCGTGATCTTCGGCTATCTCGGCCTGCTGGTCATGCGGGGCCTGGTCGAGCGCTCGTGGTGGAATTTCGGCGTGGCCGCGTTCATCGGCCTGCTGTACTGGTATCAGCTCTACAACATCCTGCCGACGGATCAGCCCGTGTCGTGGCAGGGTCACCTGCTCGGCCTGCTGGGCGGCGTCATCGCGGCGATCCTGTTCCGCCGCAAGCGGGTCCGGCCGGCGAAGCTCGACACCACGCTCAATTTCTGA
- a CDS encoding NAD(P)/FAD-dependent oxidoreductase: protein MRLFDVAVVGAGPAGAAAALAARREGAGVLLLDKAAFPRDKTCGDGIAAEAVTVLEELGVHGVTDGYPPVDRLRLVAPGGAAVARPLPRAAHTVPRRVFDERLVRAAVAAGAELRQHTVRDIRDDGDAVTVDDRFRARMLIGADGAGSVVRRALGHPANPPGHLAMAIRGYTRTANTTEQVIVTTERRWPAYAWEFPLGDGTANVGYGEVLRGEPLSRTYLLERLDRLLPGLDPPTAVRGHHLPLSTRRPPPAHGRVLLAGDALSLINPFTGEGIFYAVLSGSLAGRAAARNTDYRRALRMRLGRHLRHSGLAALLTRQSRVVDAAVDAAARDAAVFDRMVDLGLGDGVFDLRTIGRIVSRLGHRHVATP, encoded by the coding sequence ATGCGACTGTTCGACGTGGCCGTAGTGGGAGCAGGGCCGGCCGGAGCAGCGGCGGCTCTGGCCGCCCGTCGTGAAGGGGCCGGCGTTCTGCTGCTCGACAAGGCGGCCTTCCCCCGCGACAAGACCTGTGGCGACGGCATCGCGGCCGAGGCCGTGACCGTCCTCGAAGAACTCGGCGTGCACGGCGTGACCGACGGCTACCCGCCGGTCGATCGTCTGCGCCTCGTCGCCCCCGGTGGCGCCGCGGTCGCCCGCCCCCTGCCGCGGGCCGCGCACACCGTGCCGCGCCGGGTTTTCGACGAGCGGCTCGTGCGGGCGGCCGTCGCCGCGGGGGCCGAACTGCGGCAGCACACGGTGCGCGACATCCGCGACGACGGCGACGCGGTCACGGTCGACGACCGGTTCCGGGCGCGCATGCTGATCGGGGCCGACGGCGCCGGGTCGGTGGTGCGGCGGGCGCTCGGTCACCCCGCCAACCCGCCCGGCCACCTGGCCATGGCGATCCGCGGCTACACCCGTACGGCCAACACGACCGAGCAGGTGATCGTGACCACCGAGCGGCGCTGGCCGGCGTACGCGTGGGAGTTTCCGCTCGGTGACGGCACCGCGAACGTCGGCTACGGCGAGGTGTTGCGGGGCGAGCCGCTCTCCCGGACGTACCTGCTGGAACGTCTCGACCGTCTGCTGCCCGGCCTCGACCCGCCGACCGCGGTCCGGGGTCACCACCTCCCGCTGTCGACCCGGCGTCCGCCGCCGGCGCATGGGCGCGTGCTGCTGGCGGGCGATGCGCTGTCGCTGATCAACCCGTTCACCGGTGAGGGCATCTTCTATGCGGTGCTGTCCGGTTCCCTGGCCGGGCGGGCAGCCGCGCGGAATACCGATTACCGGCGCGCCCTGCGGATGCGACTCGGCCGGCATCTGCGGCACTCGGGGTTGGCGGCTCTGCTCACCCGTCAGTCGCGGGTGGTCGACGCCGCGGTCGACGCGGCCGCCCGGGATGCTGCCGTTTTCGACCGGATGGTGGACCTCGGCCTCGGTGACGGGGTTTTCGATCTTCGCACTATCGGGCGCATCGTCTCCCGGTTGGGTCACCGTCATGTGGCCACCCCTTGA
- a CDS encoding isoprenyl transferase, whose product MSLRSLIVTPFYRVYERRLAGKLAGKPVPQHVGVMCDGNRRWAREMGFVDPNDGHRVGAARVKELLTWCDQAGIKHVTLYLLATDNLRRPAVELDPLLKIIEDLATELAEDGNPWRLRMVGALDLLPAPTAVALKAAQERTRNRTVGVEVNMAVGYGGRREIADAVRSLLHEQAAAGRTIEEMAEILDVEHIAEHLYTRGQPDPDLVIRTSGEQRLSGFLLWQSAHSEFYFHDANWPDFRRIDFLRALRSYGNRQRRYGA is encoded by the coding sequence ATGAGTCTGCGGTCCTTGATTGTTACTCCGTTCTACCGCGTGTACGAACGGCGGCTGGCCGGCAAGCTGGCCGGTAAACCCGTGCCCCAGCACGTCGGCGTCATGTGTGACGGCAATCGCCGCTGGGCCCGCGAGATGGGTTTCGTCGACCCCAACGACGGTCACCGGGTCGGCGCGGCCCGGGTCAAGGAGTTGCTCACCTGGTGCGACCAGGCCGGCATCAAGCACGTGACTCTCTACCTGCTGGCCACCGACAATCTGCGTCGCCCGGCTGTCGAGCTCGACCCGCTGCTGAAGATCATCGAGGATCTCGCGACCGAGCTCGCCGAGGACGGCAACCCGTGGCGGCTACGGATGGTGGGCGCGCTCGACCTGCTGCCCGCTCCGACGGCGGTGGCGCTCAAGGCGGCCCAGGAGAGGACCCGCAACCGTACGGTCGGGGTCGAGGTCAACATGGCGGTGGGCTACGGCGGCCGGCGGGAGATCGCCGACGCGGTCCGCTCGCTGCTGCACGAGCAGGCCGCGGCCGGGCGCACGATCGAGGAGATGGCCGAGATCCTCGACGTCGAGCACATCGCCGAGCACCTTTACACCCGTGGGCAGCCCGATCCTGACCTGGTCATCCGCACCAGCGGCGAGCAGCGGCTCTCCGGCTTCCTGCTTTGGCAGTCGGCGCACTCGGAGTTCTACTTCCACGACGCCAACTGGCCCGATTTCCGGCGCATCGATTTCCTGCGGGCGCTGCGGTCGTACGGGAACCGGCAGCGCCGTTACGGAGCCTGA
- a CDS encoding exodeoxyribonuclease VII small subunit: MSDEKLSYEQARTELATVVERLEQGGSSLEESLALWERGEKLADVCQRWLDGARERIETARAARSES, encoded by the coding sequence GTGAGTGACGAGAAACTGAGCTACGAGCAGGCCCGCACCGAGCTGGCCACCGTGGTCGAGCGGCTGGAGCAGGGCGGCAGCTCGCTGGAGGAGTCGCTGGCCCTGTGGGAGCGCGGCGAGAAGCTGGCCGACGTCTGTCAGCGCTGGCTCGACGGGGCCCGCGAGCGGATCGAGACCGCCCGCGCGGCTCGCAGCGAGAGCTGA
- a CDS encoding lytic transglycosylase domain-containing protein: MNRLWSRVGVRVTAVSLLVVGAAGGIYLGQDREVQRSAEASVVAQIAVDDSQLLQQRQAEHAAARAFQRQTEANAAEKAASAAKVAAGKAHTAERKVIAQKKAAAEAEAKKKAEEEAAEKESGSDSGSTPEFDGDIPASCNEFSGNRATGCALMLDAGFKISQFSCLEKLWKKESGWNHKATNRSSGAYGIPQALPGKKMASAGSDWKTNPATQIEWGLGYIEGRYGTPCSAWGHSQDVGWY; this comes from the coding sequence GTGAATCGGCTCTGGAGCCGGGTCGGAGTACGAGTCACCGCGGTCAGCCTGCTGGTAGTGGGTGCGGCCGGCGGTATCTACCTCGGACAGGACCGGGAAGTCCAGCGCAGCGCCGAGGCGAGTGTCGTCGCGCAGATCGCCGTCGACGATTCGCAGCTGCTGCAGCAACGTCAGGCCGAGCACGCCGCCGCTCGTGCGTTCCAGCGCCAGACCGAGGCCAACGCCGCCGAGAAGGCCGCGTCCGCCGCGAAGGTCGCCGCCGGTAAGGCGCACACGGCCGAGCGCAAGGTGATCGCCCAGAAGAAGGCGGCCGCCGAGGCCGAGGCGAAGAAGAAGGCCGAGGAAGAGGCGGCCGAGAAGGAGTCCGGCTCGGATTCGGGCAGCACCCCGGAGTTCGACGGCGACATTCCCGCCTCCTGCAACGAGTTCAGCGGCAACCGGGCCACCGGCTGCGCGTTGATGCTCGATGCCGGCTTCAAGATCTCCCAGTTCTCGTGCCTCGAGAAGCTGTGGAAGAAGGAAAGCGGCTGGAACCACAAGGCCACCAACAGGAGCTCCGGCGCGTACGGCATCCCCCAGGCTCTGCCGGGCAAGAAGATGGCCTCCGCCGGCAGCGACTGGAAGACCAACCCGGCCACCCAGATCGAGTGGGGCCTCGGCTACATCGAGGGCCGCTACGGCACCCCCTGCAGTGCCTGGGGCCACTCGCAGGACGTGGGCTGGTACTAA
- a CDS encoding phosphoenolpyruvate carboxykinase (GTP) translates to MVNADRRRTALPQPTEHRRLLAWIEETAALTTPDRIVWCDGSPDEWNEITDSLVEAGALVRLDPEKKPNSFWARTDPGDVARVEERTFICSVDEADAGPTNNWTDPAEMKATMTELYRGCMRGRTMYVIPFCMGPLDAPQPMFGVELTDSPYVVASMRIMTRMGSAVLEAMGDDADFVPALHSVGAPLEPGQADVAWPCNEIKYISHFPETREIWSFGSGYGGNSLLGKKCYALRIASVAARDEGWLAEHMLIMKLTSPEGQVRYIAGAFPSACGKTNLAMLEPTLPGWKVETVGDDIAWMRFGEDGRLWATNPEFGLFGVAPGTDFHTNPNAMRTLARGNSVFTNVALTDDGDIWWEGMGEPPAHLRSWRGEDWTPGSDTPSSHPNSRFCTPIEQCPILADEYHDPRGVPIDAILFGGRRKTTIPLVTEARDWVHGVYLGATLSSETTAAAVGQVGVVRRDPMAMLPFIGYHAGDYFQHWIDMAKGAPGDAAKLPKIFYVNWFRRDDDGGFLWPGFGENSRVLKWVVERLDGKGEAVETAIGHVPTAAAIDRTGMNLSDEALEAALRVDRDEWLAEIPQVTEWFTKIGDKLPAVLWSELDALRARLQD, encoded by the coding sequence TTGGTCAATGCCGACCGAAGGAGAACCGCCTTGCCGCAGCCCACCGAGCACCGTCGCCTCCTCGCCTGGATCGAGGAGACCGCCGCCCTCACCACCCCCGACCGCATCGTCTGGTGCGACGGGTCGCCGGACGAGTGGAACGAGATCACGGATTCCCTGGTCGAGGCGGGTGCGCTCGTGCGTCTCGACCCCGAGAAGAAGCCGAACTCCTTCTGGGCCCGCACCGACCCCGGTGACGTGGCCCGGGTCGAGGAGCGCACGTTCATCTGCTCGGTCGACGAGGCCGACGCCGGGCCCACCAACAACTGGACCGATCCGGCTGAGATGAAGGCGACGATGACTGAGCTGTATCGGGGGTGCATGCGCGGCCGGACGATGTACGTCATCCCGTTCTGCATGGGCCCGCTCGACGCGCCGCAACCGATGTTCGGCGTCGAGCTCACCGACAGCCCGTATGTGGTGGCCAGCATGCGCATCATGACGCGGATGGGCAGCGCCGTGCTCGAGGCGATGGGTGACGACGCCGACTTCGTGCCCGCGCTGCACTCGGTGGGGGCGCCGCTCGAACCCGGTCAGGCCGACGTGGCCTGGCCCTGCAACGAGATCAAATACATCTCGCACTTCCCCGAGACCCGCGAGATCTGGTCCTTCGGCTCGGGTTACGGCGGCAACTCGCTGCTCGGCAAGAAGTGCTACGCGTTGCGGATCGCCAGCGTGGCCGCCCGCGACGAGGGGTGGCTGGCCGAACACATGCTGATCATGAAGCTGACCTCACCCGAGGGCCAGGTCCGCTACATCGCCGGCGCGTTCCCCTCGGCCTGCGGCAAGACCAACCTGGCCATGCTCGAACCCACCCTGCCCGGCTGGAAGGTGGAGACGGTCGGCGACGACATCGCCTGGATGCGGTTCGGCGAAGACGGCCGGCTGTGGGCCACCAACCCGGAGTTCGGCCTGTTCGGCGTGGCGCCGGGCACCGATTTCCACACGAACCCCAACGCCATGCGCACGCTGGCCCGCGGCAACTCCGTCTTCACCAACGTGGCCCTGACCGACGACGGCGACATCTGGTGGGAGGGCATGGGTGAGCCGCCGGCGCACCTGCGCTCCTGGCGCGGCGAGGACTGGACCCCCGGCTCGGACACCCCGTCGAGCCACCCCAACAGCCGCTTCTGCACGCCCATCGAGCAGTGCCCGATCCTGGCCGATGAATACCACGACCCGCGTGGTGTGCCGATCGACGCGATCCTCTTCGGCGGTCGCCGCAAGACGACGATTCCGCTGGTCACCGAGGCCCGCGACTGGGTGCACGGCGTCTATCTGGGCGCGACCCTGTCCAGCGAGACCACCGCGGCCGCGGTCGGGCAGGTCGGCGTGGTGCGCCGCGACCCGATGGCGATGTTGCCGTTCATCGGCTACCACGCCGGTGACTACTTCCAGCACTGGATCGACATGGCCAAGGGCGCCCCGGGCGACGCCGCCAAACTTCCCAAGATCTTCTACGTCAACTGGTTCCGGCGCGACGACGACGGCGGTTTCCTGTGGCCCGGCTTCGGCGAGAACAGCCGCGTCCTCAAATGGGTGGTGGAGCGGCTCGACGGCAAGGGCGAGGCGGTCGAGACCGCGATCGGGCACGTGCCCACGGCCGCGGCCATCGACCGTACGGGAATGAACCTGTCCGACGAGGCCCTGGAGGCTGCCCTGCGCGTCGACCGCGACGAATGGCTGGCCGAGATCCCGCAGGTCACCGAGTGGTTCACCAAGATCGGCGACAAACTGCCGGCGGTCCTGTGGTCCGAGTTGGACGCGCTGCGGGCACGCTTGCAGGACTGA
- a CDS encoding DUF4245 domain-containing protein, which yields MEPASPAAPAPAPADPPAPADPPARLGRGEGRSPKDMIMSLAVLLIPIALLLTFYRLVLDGDKPVSVDAAPTFQEAQRAGLFPVLTPAALGDDWHTSTATFRRAENGATLRVGYVDPDKDPVQLVQSNVPSATLLPTELTKGAERVGTFRSTAGVWQLYNTRPGEQALVLTDQTRTVVVIGKTDVDNLETLAGALKP from the coding sequence GTGGAACCCGCATCGCCCGCCGCACCCGCGCCCGCCCCGGCCGACCCGCCGGCCCCGGCCGACCCGCCCGCGCGCCTCGGCCGCGGTGAGGGACGCTCGCCCAAAGACATGATCATGTCGCTGGCCGTCCTGCTGATCCCGATCGCGCTGCTGCTCACCTTCTATCGGCTGGTGCTCGACGGCGACAAGCCGGTCTCGGTCGACGCCGCGCCGACGTTCCAGGAGGCACAGCGGGCCGGCCTGTTCCCCGTGCTGACGCCCGCCGCCCTGGGCGACGACTGGCACACCTCGACCGCGACCTTCCGCCGGGCCGAGAACGGCGCGACGCTGCGGGTCGGCTACGTCGACCCCGACAAGGACCCGGTGCAGTTGGTGCAGAGCAACGTGCCCTCGGCCACGCTGCTGCCCACCGAACTGACCAAGGGGGCCGAGCGGGTCGGCACCTTCCGCTCCACCGCCGGGGTGTGGCAGCTCTACAACACCCGGCCGGGGGAGCAGGCCCTCGTGCTGACCGACCAGACCCGTACGGTCGTGGTCATCGGCAAGACCGACGTCGACAACCTGGAGACGCTGGCCGGCGCGCTGAAGCCATAA